One Molothrus aeneus isolate 106 chromosome 29, BPBGC_Maene_1.0, whole genome shotgun sequence genomic region harbors:
- the SNRPG gene encoding small nuclear ribonucleoprotein G, translated as MSKAHPPELKKFMDKKLSLKLNGGRHVQGILRGFDPFMNLVIDECVEMAAGGQQNNIGMVVIRGNSIIMLEALERV; from the exons ATGAGCAAAGCGCACCCGCCCGAGCTGAAAAA GTTCATGGACAAGAAGCTGTCGT TGAAGCTGAACGGCGGCCGGCACGTGCAGGGCATCCTGCGGGGCTTCGACCCCTTCATGAACCTGGTGATCGACGAGTGCGTGGAGAtggcggcgggcgggcagcAGAACAACATCGGCATGGTG GTGATCCGAGGGAACAGCATCATCATGCTGGAAGCTTTGGAACGAGTGTAA